From a single Deltaproteobacteria bacterium genomic region:
- a CDS encoding type II toxin-antitoxin system HicB family antitoxin: protein MGSRATSFGAYVPDLPGCVAAGETRDEALRLIREAIEFHIEGLRQEGQPVPPPSSTSEVVDVQAA, encoded by the coding sequence TTGGGCTCGCGCGCCACGTCGTTCGGAGCCTATGTCCCTGATCTTCCCGGCTGTGTCGCAGCCGGAGAGACACGGGATGAAGCGTTGAGGCTCATCCGTGAGGCTATCGAGTTCCACATCGAGGGCCTCAGGCAGGAAGGGCAGCCTGTTCCTCCTCCTTCGTCAACCAGCGAAGTGGTCGACGTTCAAGCTGCCTAA
- a CDS encoding amidase, with product MLSGSQLAYESATSLRRRIAVKELSPRELVDGFLRRIEQRDPQVHSYLYVAADRAAEAARRAEQAVMDGRELGPLHGVPVAVKDLFDTQGIETTCGSPRILHGNVPARSATAVERLESAGAVLLGKLHMTEFAFLEHHADTPPARNPWDLARSPGGSSSGSAIAVAAGLATATLGTDTVASIRLPAAWCGVIGFKPTWGMVSRDGVFPLAASLDHVGPITRSVADAALMLHCIAGPDSRDRSALPNGSIRSEPAPRENFAGVRIGWDESYVTTDAEADVITVTRTALDAMLALGAEVKPIEVPSLDSTLNTFTSVFLLELRSAHVRFYPERSDDYTPTLRETLALASGFDPLRYVDASIRARAFRYQIDCLFDEIDVLLCPAAPSAATLLTGDQRRSSDVARGSGRNPLYPFRYTCLWNLAGTPAVSLPWGFTAGGLPLAVQLVGRRRADDALLSIAARLEAEAPDVGRRPPLE from the coding sequence ATGCTAAGTGGAAGCCAGCTCGCCTACGAGTCGGCGACGTCCTTGCGCCGGCGCATCGCGGTGAAGGAGCTGTCCCCACGCGAGTTAGTCGACGGTTTCTTGCGACGCATCGAACAGCGTGATCCCCAAGTTCACAGCTATCTGTACGTTGCTGCGGACAGGGCGGCGGAGGCGGCGCGTCGGGCAGAGCAAGCGGTCATGGACGGACGAGAGCTCGGTCCATTGCATGGCGTGCCAGTCGCCGTAAAGGACCTTTTCGACACGCAAGGTATTGAGACGACGTGTGGCTCTCCGCGGATCCTCCATGGGAATGTGCCCGCGCGAAGCGCTACGGCTGTGGAGCGACTCGAATCGGCGGGCGCGGTGCTTCTCGGAAAGCTGCACATGACCGAGTTTGCTTTTTTGGAACACCATGCGGACACACCGCCAGCCCGGAACCCATGGGATCTCGCTCGATCGCCTGGAGGATCATCGAGCGGGTCCGCGATCGCCGTGGCCGCCGGCCTGGCTACGGCGACACTTGGGACGGACACAGTCGCCTCCATCCGTTTGCCCGCGGCGTGGTGCGGTGTCATTGGCTTCAAACCGACCTGGGGCATGGTGTCGCGCGACGGGGTATTCCCGCTCGCCGCCTCGCTCGACCACGTCGGCCCGATCACGCGCAGCGTGGCTGATGCCGCTCTCATGCTGCACTGCATCGCAGGTCCCGACTCACGCGATCGCTCCGCTCTCCCGAACGGGTCCATCCGTTCTGAGCCGGCACCACGCGAGAACTTCGCAGGCGTACGGATCGGCTGGGATGAGTCGTACGTCACGACGGATGCCGAGGCGGACGTGATAACTGTGACACGAACCGCACTCGACGCTATGCTTGCACTCGGCGCGGAAGTGAAGCCGATCGAGGTACCGAGCCTGGATAGCACCCTGAACACGTTCACAAGCGTGTTTTTGCTGGAGTTACGGTCCGCGCACGTTCGGTTTTACCCGGAACGTAGCGACGACTACACCCCAACTTTGCGGGAAACGCTCGCTTTGGCCTCGGGGTTCGATCCGCTCCGATATGTAGACGCTTCGATCAGGGCTCGCGCGTTTCGGTACCAAATCGACTGTCTGTTTGATGAGATCGACGTACTCCTGTGTCCGGCCGCGCCTTCCGCGGCCACTTTGCTGACGGGTGATCAGCGAAGGAGCAGCGATGTCGCGCGAGGGAGCGGTAGAAACCCCCTCTACCCGTTTCGCTACACCTGCCTATGGAATCTCGCGGGTACGCCCGCGGTATCTCTGCCGTGGGGCTTCACTGCGGGCGGGCTGCCGCTCGCGGTGCAGCTCGTCGGCCGGCGTAGGGCCGACGATGCACTCTTGTCGATCGCCGCGCGACTGGAGGCCGAGGCCCCGGACGTTGGGCGTCGGCCACCGCTCGAGTGA
- a CDS encoding nucleotidyltransferase family protein, producing the protein MQAGGERLTEGLRHNEVLWECLRRLPALELPGWYLGAGCIGQTIWNIAHGKAATADIADYDLAYFDADLAPEREVEVAARVGKLLEDLPVRPDVKNQARVHLWHEGRFGYPIRAYASSEDAIATWPTTATAVGVRSVDGILKVYAPFDTADLFALVVRPNRVKITPDIYAAKVARWVERWPSLKILPWEQGVGVSGSRRAV; encoded by the coding sequence ATCCAGGCTGGTGGCGAACGGCTGACTGAAGGTCTGCGGCACAACGAAGTGTTGTGGGAGTGCCTTCGCCGTCTTCCTGCACTCGAGTTGCCGGGCTGGTATCTCGGGGCGGGGTGCATCGGCCAGACGATCTGGAACATCGCGCACGGTAAAGCGGCAACAGCCGACATCGCTGATTACGATCTGGCCTACTTCGATGCTGATCTCGCTCCGGAACGGGAGGTCGAGGTAGCCGCTCGCGTCGGTAAGCTGCTCGAGGATTTGCCCGTTCGGCCCGACGTGAAGAACCAGGCGCGCGTCCATCTCTGGCACGAGGGCCGCTTTGGCTATCCGATTCGTGCCTACGCTTCTTCCGAAGACGCGATCGCCACCTGGCCGACGACCGCTACGGCGGTGGGTGTTCGGTCCGTCGACGGAATCCTTAAGGTTTACGCGCCGTTCGATACTGCTGATCTGTTCGCCCTCGTCGTACGGCCGAACCGGGTCAAAATCACGCCGGATATCTATGCTGCGAAGGTGGCACGTTGGGTTGAGCGGTGGCCATCGCTCAAGATCTTGCCCTGGGAACAGGGTGTGGGTGTTTCGGGCAGCCGCAGGGCCGTCTAA